The Arthrobacter sp. D5-1 genome segment TCAACGACGCGTTGCTGACGTTCCTCAAGAAGTAGGTTCCTATTTCTGGAGCCTGAGCTTCAGCGCCTTCTTGCTGTGACGAAGATATTGCTCTTCCGTGGCGTCGGCGGCACTGCGTTCCATGGCGTGCAGGAGGCCATAAGTAAACGCAGCGCTGCTGATGCCGGGCGCAGAACCCAGCTTCAGCAGCTCCGCGCGGGCCACCACGCTGTCCTGGTGGTCACCGAGGATCGTTTGGATTTTGTGGGCTGCATCCCCCAGCTTCACGGCCCGCTTGCCGTGGACACCTTCAACGGCCGCGGCGGCAAACCGCAGCTTCTTGGCGGCCTTCCGGACTTCGTGAAACGCTGTGTCACGCCGGGGCCCGACGGCGGCAGCCACCGCGGCGTCATGGCGTTTGCCGAGGTGCTTGGCGGCTTTGTTGACGAGCTTCGCCGTGGTTTTCCGGGCCTTCGCCTCCCCTTGCGGCGTTACCGGTGGGGCTTCGATGAACGCCTCGAGTGCGTCCAAGAACTTAAAATACCGGGGGCTGTTCAGGCGGTTCTTGACAGCTCCCATTGCGGTGTCCGCCCTGACAGCCATGCGCTGGTCCAGTTCGTCGTGCAGCGGGCCCAGTACGAGGTTCGACGGCAGCTCGTCAAGGTGCGTCCTCAAGCGTGCGTGCAGGACCTCCGTGTCACGGTACCGGCCCAAAGTCTTGGCCAACGACTTCAGCTCGCGCTCAAGTTCCTTCACCGGGGCAGGCTCAAAGAGCTGGCGGTATGAGTGCAAAACCGATCGGACACGGCGGATCACTGACCGCATTTGATGGACTGAGTCATCCCGTCCCAACCGCACGTGGGCATCCTGAAGCAGGAGGTCGGCCTCTTGGTCCTGGAGATAGGTGAGTACCGGGGCCATTGCCGAGCCCTTGTCATAGGCCTGGTTGCGGCCGTTTCCTTTGAGATCCGGCCATGAATCACCCACGGCAGTAGCCAGCTTGGAGGTTCGGTTGCTGGGCTTCGCTCCTGCGTCTGAGAGCTGTCCCACGAGGCTTTCCAGGAGCGCATCGTCGGCGCCGTCCTGCGCGGTCAGCTCGACTTCCCACTCCCGCCACTCCGACCCGCGGGGCTCACCAAGGGAAACCTGGGCCCGTACATAGTCGTCAACGAAGTCGGCCAAACGTTCGCCGCCGTGTCCGTACAGCGCGTAGCTGGTGCGTTCTGTGGTGAGTGTGGCCACTGCGGCCACTGCATGGCCCCGCGTGTAAGCGAGCACGCGATCCATGAGTTCCACCGGGACCGTGTCAGCGGTGCCCAGCGGTGCGTGAATCTCCGTCCGCTTCCCGGGACTAAGGGGCAGTTTGAGGTGCCAGCCGGCGTCGGGTCCACCGGTGCGGCGCCGCAACGTTATTCCGCGGGCAGCCAGGGCGAGGTGGCGGGTATCGAAGTAGATGGCCTCCAGGCTGTAACTTGCCGGTTTACCCACTGCCCCCACCCCGTCGATAGTGTGCAGTTCGGGCAGCGGAGTCGATGCGTCGGCATCGAACTTCCGCTCGGACTCCACGGTGCTGGACACTGCCATGGCTGTCAGGACTCCCTCTGCCGTTGATGGTGCGTACGCCGGAGGGCCGGCCCGTAACGGTGGCCGGCCCTCGTTGGAGCTATCTATTGGTGCTGTATCCAGTGTGAGCCAGTCCCGGGCTTCGCGCTAGGGACGGACTCCGGGCGTCTGCCCCGTATCATCCACATCGCCGCCGGATACCGTGCCGCGCCAGGCCCCGGTTTCATGCCCCTGCGCCTCAATGAACTTCTTGAACTTGTCCAAGTCGGCACCCACGCGCAGTTCATCGACGTGCAGCGCCGATCCCGCCTTTTCCGCGAGGCTTTCGGGCTCCCAATCGATCGCCACGGTCACTCGGGTGCGGGCCTCTGCGAGCGGTTCGAAGCTGACCGTGCCTGCATTGCGGGGTCCATCGACGCTTGCCCAACTGACAAGCGCGTCCGGGACCTGCTCAATGATTTGGGCGTTGTACTCGCGCTTCACGCCGCCCACGTTCGTCGCGAAATGGAGTGCTGTGTCATCGATCTGTTGCACCGACTCCACACCGTTCATGAACTCCGGGAAGGTCTCGAACTGCGTCCACTGGTTGTAGGCGACAGATACGGGGACATCTACATCGATTGACTTGTTGACCGTAGCCATAAGGTTGCTCCTTCGATCGCGTCTCGGGTGCTCGTGCTGTACTGCTGGTGGCGCGCCAGCCAGCTGGCTGCTTAACCAGTGGCGCGCCTGTCTAAAGCGCGCCAGCCAAAGCTCTTAGCCGGCGTCGAAACTTTCTTCGTCATCGTCGTTGGGCGACTCTTCCTCGGGAAGGTCGTTGCCACTGCCATCCGGCAGGCTGTCATCGTTGCCGTCGGGCACGGTGGACTGCTCGGCG includes the following:
- a CDS encoding CYTH and CHAD domain-containing protein; the protein is MAVSSTVESERKFDADASTPLPELHTIDGVGAVGKPASYSLEAIYFDTRHLALAARGITLRRRTGGPDAGWHLKLPLSPGKRTEIHAPLGTADTVPVELMDRVLAYTRGHAVAAVATLTTERTSYALYGHGGERLADFVDDYVRAQVSLGEPRGSEWREWEVELTAQDGADDALLESLVGQLSDAGAKPSNRTSKLATAVGDSWPDLKGNGRNQAYDKGSAMAPVLTYLQDQEADLLLQDAHVRLGRDDSVHQMRSVIRRVRSVLHSYRQLFEPAPVKELERELKSLAKTLGRYRDTEVLHARLRTHLDELPSNLVLGPLHDELDQRMAVRADTAMGAVKNRLNSPRYFKFLDALEAFIEAPPVTPQGEAKARKTTAKLVNKAAKHLGKRHDAAVAAAVGPRRDTAFHEVRKAAKKLRFAAAAVEGVHGKRAVKLGDAAHKIQTILGDHQDSVVARAELLKLGSAPGISSAAFTYGLLHAMERSAADATEEQYLRHSKKALKLRLQK
- a CDS encoding SRPBCC family protein, which translates into the protein MATVNKSIDVDVPVSVAYNQWTQFETFPEFMNGVESVQQIDDTALHFATNVGGVKREYNAQIIEQVPDALVSWASVDGPRNAGTVSFEPLAEARTRVTVAIDWEPESLAEKAGSALHVDELRVGADLDKFKKFIEAQGHETGAWRGTVSGGDVDDTGQTPGVRP